Proteins found in one Maridesulfovibrio sp. genomic segment:
- the hcp gene encoding hydroxylamine reductase, with protein sequence MFCNQCEQTAKGQGCTVKGVCGKTDEVSAIQDLLIQVLVELGTVATAARKEGIAVSNEVNRLTAEGVFSTLTNVNFDDERFVPVIKKVAAARDELASKVSADCGPVTKVAATAAELSKQGEAFSVTSFDENEDLRSLKQILVYGLKGVSAYVDHAAILGQEDDELYAQIHEALSVVPQQLGMEELVGWAMKCGEMNLKAMELLDAGNTGAYGHPVPTEVPLGAKAGKAILVSGHDLKDLRQLLEQTEGTGINIYTHGEMLPCHGYPELKKFDHFYGHYGTAWQNQAKEFAAFPGAILMTTNCIQKPVESYKGNIFTTGLVGWPGVTHVTNGDFAAVIEKAKELPGFEADTDNGSVLCGFARNSVLGVADKVIEGVKAGAIKHFFLVGGCDGAKPGRNYYTDFVEQAPEDTIILTLACGKFRFFDKKLGDIGGIPRLLDIGQCNDAYSAIQIAVALANAFECGVNDLPLSLILSWYEQKAVSILLTLLHLGIKDIRLGPSLPAFVTPNVLNFLVENFNIMPISTPEEDLKAILG encoded by the coding sequence GCAGCCCGCAAGGAAGGCATCGCGGTTTCCAACGAAGTTAACCGTCTTACCGCTGAAGGTGTGTTCTCCACCCTGACCAACGTCAACTTCGATGACGAACGGTTTGTTCCGGTCATTAAAAAAGTAGCCGCCGCCCGTGATGAATTGGCCTCCAAAGTCAGCGCGGACTGTGGGCCTGTGACCAAGGTTGCTGCTACTGCTGCTGAACTGAGCAAGCAGGGCGAAGCATTCTCCGTTACCTCCTTTGATGAGAACGAAGATCTGCGCTCCCTGAAGCAGATTCTTGTTTACGGTCTTAAGGGTGTTTCAGCTTATGTCGACCATGCCGCAATTCTCGGTCAGGAAGATGATGAACTCTACGCCCAGATCCATGAAGCACTTTCCGTAGTTCCGCAGCAGCTCGGTATGGAAGAGCTGGTCGGTTGGGCAATGAAGTGCGGTGAAATGAACCTCAAGGCTATGGAACTGCTTGATGCAGGTAACACCGGCGCTTACGGGCATCCCGTTCCTACTGAAGTTCCCCTCGGAGCCAAGGCCGGTAAGGCTATTCTCGTGTCCGGTCATGATCTTAAGGATCTGCGCCAGCTTCTCGAGCAGACCGAAGGAACCGGAATCAATATTTACACCCATGGAGAAATGCTGCCCTGTCACGGTTACCCCGAGCTGAAGAAATTCGACCACTTCTACGGCCATTACGGAACCGCATGGCAGAATCAGGCCAAGGAATTCGCAGCATTCCCCGGCGCTATCCTCATGACTACCAACTGTATTCAGAAGCCTGTTGAAAGCTACAAGGGCAACATCTTCACCACCGGCCTCGTGGGCTGGCCCGGAGTCACTCACGTAACCAACGGAGACTTTGCAGCGGTAATCGAAAAAGCCAAGGAACTTCCCGGTTTTGAAGCCGATACCGATAATGGATCAGTACTTTGCGGTTTTGCCCGTAACTCAGTCCTCGGTGTGGCCGATAAGGTAATCGAAGGCGTGAAGGCCGGTGCCATCAAGCATTTCTTCCTCGTCGGCGGTTGCGACGGCGCCAAGCCCGGACGTAATTACTATACCGATTTCGTGGAACAGGCTCCCGAGGATACTATTATCCTGACCCTCGCCTGCGGTAAGTTCCGTTTCTTTGACAAGAAACTCGGCGATATCGGCGGCATTCCCCGTCTGCTGGATATCGGACAGTGCAACGATGCCTATTCCGCAATCCAGATTGCAGTAGCGCTCGCAAATGCCTTTGAATGCGGCGTTAACGACCTGCCGCTGTCCCTGATCCTGTCATGGTACGAGCAGAAGGCGGTTTCCATTCTGCTGACCCTGCTGCACCTTGGCATCAAGGATATCCGTCTCGGGCCCAGTCTCCCTGCATTCGTAACACCCAACGTGCTGAATTTCCTTGTTGAAAACTTCAATATTATGCCCATCAGCACACCTGAAGAAGATTTAAAAGCCATTTTAGGATAA
- a CDS encoding acetyl-CoA carboxylase carboxyl transferase subunit alpha/beta — MNIDKRIDALTERLNYIKDIFGNLENANISMLSSELAEFRSLRDSISSEDSRRKLARLEDLFSFLESKLEKELTPMDRVRIVRHPQRISLTDILENVYDNYTELGGLGEFSIDPSMLIAQAYITRRVGQKVVHQPVMVIGQEKGHGQEFRNGGSVKPWGNAKALHYMKVAQAEGIPIHTYIFTPGSYPIEDYPGAAQQIARNIYDMGQIDVPIISIISEGGSGGAEAIGLADRRLMLSHGYYSVISPEGAAAIEANLKDGKRVADSLIGNCARKLGITAEDNLKMGYIDRIIQEPHLGAKSASYDFFRVLRSEVIRATNEVCVSVKGLKLFRAMALKQKGSEEDEDVFMRWAVSSRARARLVEKRYEKFRHLSTSAYMDQRSVFLKMGAAVQGMAWATKSLFLYNMVGRTVRAAKQGMEEIQAEAHLVKERTARMLKNKSGNGNTAKISNDVRDKLLCLSSSDQSPCFEEGRWKYSSPKSREDRTFTCPNSATEGCLDLWAPDLFGDFAGVCSNCGHHFPMEYQWYLYNVFNYAEGFEFNSGIESSNPLNYEGFDLKLDEARKKTGLRSSCITFETRMDEINAVVICLAAPFRGGSVGAAEGEKIIRAAERAQRKQLPLIFYAHGTAGIRIQEGTNGVLQMPRCTMALRRYVDAGGLYLVIYDTNSYGGSVASFLGCSPYQFGVRSSKIGFAGPRVIAETTGISVPPNYHNAWNALARGHIQGIWDRREMARNIGQAFMTMGGRNLYYR; from the coding sequence ATGAATATTGATAAGCGCATAGACGCCCTTACGGAGCGGCTAAATTATATCAAGGATATTTTTGGTAATCTGGAAAACGCCAATATCAGCATGCTCAGTTCGGAGCTTGCTGAATTCCGTAGTTTGCGTGATTCGATTTCCTCTGAAGATTCCCGGAGAAAACTTGCCCGGCTTGAGGATCTTTTTTCATTTCTTGAATCCAAGCTTGAAAAAGAACTGACCCCTATGGACCGTGTGCGTATTGTCCGGCACCCACAGCGCATATCTCTGACTGATATTCTGGAAAATGTTTACGATAACTACACGGAACTGGGCGGGTTGGGTGAATTCAGTATTGATCCGTCCATGCTCATCGCTCAGGCTTACATCACCAGAAGAGTGGGGCAGAAAGTCGTCCACCAGCCGGTAATGGTCATCGGTCAGGAGAAAGGACACGGTCAGGAGTTCCGCAACGGCGGTTCGGTCAAGCCGTGGGGGAACGCCAAGGCCTTGCATTATATGAAGGTAGCGCAGGCTGAGGGGATTCCCATCCATACCTATATATTTACCCCCGGATCTTACCCCATTGAAGATTATCCCGGCGCGGCGCAGCAGATAGCCAGAAACATTTATGATATGGGGCAGATCGATGTACCCATTATTTCCATAATTTCTGAGGGAGGCTCCGGCGGAGCAGAGGCGATCGGACTTGCTGATAGGCGTTTGATGCTTTCGCACGGCTATTACTCGGTTATTTCCCCGGAAGGGGCGGCAGCGATTGAAGCCAACTTGAAAGACGGCAAGCGGGTGGCTGATTCCCTTATTGGTAATTGTGCGCGTAAGCTTGGTATTACTGCCGAGGACAACCTGAAGATGGGATACATTGATCGCATTATTCAGGAACCGCATCTGGGAGCAAAATCGGCCAGTTATGATTTTTTTCGCGTGCTGCGGTCCGAAGTTATCCGGGCTACCAACGAGGTCTGTGTTTCCGTAAAGGGCCTTAAGCTTTTTCGGGCTATGGCGCTTAAGCAGAAGGGATCGGAAGAGGATGAAGATGTCTTTATGCGCTGGGCTGTCAGTTCCCGTGCCCGTGCCCGTCTGGTTGAGAAGCGGTATGAGAAGTTCCGGCACCTTTCGACCTCTGCTTATATGGATCAGCGTTCCGTCTTTCTAAAGATGGGGGCGGCTGTGCAGGGAATGGCATGGGCTACAAAATCCCTGTTTCTGTACAATATGGTCGGGCGGACCGTGCGTGCGGCCAAGCAGGGTATGGAAGAGATTCAGGCTGAGGCGCATCTGGTAAAAGAACGTACCGCGCGAATGCTTAAAAATAAGTCCGGTAACGGTAATACTGCTAAAATTTCAAATGACGTACGGGACAAACTTCTCTGCCTGTCCTCGTCAGATCAGTCTCCGTGTTTTGAGGAAGGACGCTGGAAGTACAGCAGCCCTAAAAGCAGGGAAGACCGTACCTTCACCTGTCCTAATTCAGCTACTGAAGGCTGCCTTGATCTCTGGGCTCCTGATCTTTTCGGTGATTTTGCCGGAGTGTGCAGTAATTGCGGACACCACTTCCCTATGGAATACCAGTGGTACTTGTACAACGTCTTCAATTACGCGGAAGGTTTTGAATTTAATTCCGGCATAGAATCATCCAACCCGTTAAATTATGAAGGGTTTGACCTCAAGCTGGATGAAGCGCGCAAAAAAACGGGTTTACGTTCTTCGTGTATTACTTTTGAAACCCGCATGGACGAAATTAATGCCGTGGTCATCTGTCTTGCCGCTCCGTTTCGCGGCGGTTCAGTTGGAGCGGCTGAGGGTGAAAAGATTATCCGTGCTGCGGAAAGGGCGCAACGCAAGCAATTGCCATTGATTTTTTATGCCCACGGTACTGCCGGAATCCGTATTCAGGAAGGAACCAACGGTGTGCTCCAGATGCCTCGCTGTACCATGGCACTCCGCCGGTACGTGGATGCCGGAGGATTATATCTGGTTATTTACGATACCAATTCCTATGGCGGGTCTGTGGCAAGTTTTCTGGGGTGCTCTCCTTATCAGTTCGGAGTGCGGTCTTCAAAAATCGGTTTTGCCGGTCCGCGGGTTATTGCAGAAACCACCGGTATTTCTGTTCCTCCCAATTATCATAACGCGTGGAATGCGCTTGCGCGCGGACACATTCAGGGAATCTGGGACAGGCGTGAGATGGCTCGCAATATCGGGCAGGCTTTCATGACCATGGGTGGCCGTAATTTATATTACAGATAA
- a CDS encoding PilZ domain-containing protein, producing the protein MDISFDSSSARGAFRTSLPGLALRIEGKESTYSVKDFSVNGLAFSAGDDTFEVNETFMVDFVLGKKALLTGLEIKVVRDIGKGLMGCIYVDLDKYQEARLDKLVLEVQKRMIKLRKKKGAS; encoded by the coding sequence ATGGATATTTCATTCGATAGCAGTTCGGCCAGAGGAGCCTTCAGAACAAGTCTTCCGGGACTAGCTCTAAGGATTGAGGGGAAAGAATCCACATACAGTGTGAAGGATTTCAGTGTTAACGGTCTGGCTTTTTCCGCTGGCGACGATACTTTTGAAGTAAACGAAACTTTTATGGTGGATTTCGTTCTCGGTAAGAAGGCTCTTTTAACCGGGCTTGAAATCAAGGTTGTGCGTGACATAGGCAAGGGACTGATGGGTTGCATTTATGTTGACCTCGATAAATATCAGGAAGCACGGCTTGATAAGCTGGTCCTTGAAGTGCAGAAACGTATGATTAAGCTTCGCAAAAAGAAAGGTGCGTCCTGA
- a CDS encoding MotA/TolQ/ExbB proton channel family protein has translation MDFSTLIGMLVGLSLVVGAIFIGGAVDVFVNVPGMMIVIGGTLASICVAFPFEEVLQAMVAGFKAFSSRKVKVNEVVNIMVKVAEISRREGLIALENVQTENVVLRKSCQLIADNADPELIRATLQIEISAMKRRHKIAQDVYKRLAGLSPAFGMLGTLIGLVQMLSNLSDPAAIGPAMAVAILTTFYGSLLATLLFIPIGAKLRARTLQEQLHLEIIFEGAKSILENNNPRLVYEKLSSFQAPRDRSGE, from the coding sequence ATGGATTTTTCCACTTTAATCGGGATGCTGGTTGGGCTTTCCCTTGTCGTCGGGGCGATATTTATCGGCGGTGCTGTTGATGTTTTTGTCAACGTCCCCGGTATGATGATTGTTATCGGCGGAACGCTGGCCTCCATCTGCGTGGCATTTCCTTTTGAGGAAGTTTTGCAGGCCATGGTCGCGGGATTTAAAGCCTTTTCTTCCAGAAAGGTAAAGGTTAATGAAGTTGTTAATATCATGGTCAAGGTTGCTGAAATCAGCCGTCGTGAAGGTTTGATCGCACTTGAAAATGTACAGACGGAAAACGTTGTTTTGCGTAAATCCTGCCAGTTGATTGCTGATAATGCCGATCCAGAACTTATCCGCGCAACGTTACAGATTGAAATTTCAGCCATGAAAAGGCGCCATAAAATCGCGCAGGATGTGTATAAAAGGCTTGCCGGCCTTTCTCCCGCTTTCGGTATGCTGGGAACTTTGATCGGTCTGGTCCAGATGCTTTCCAACCTGTCTGATCCGGCGGCCATCGGCCCGGCTATGGCGGTTGCAATTCTGACCACTTTCTACGGTTCGCTGCTGGCGACCCTGCTTTTTATCCCCATCGGGGCCAAGCTCAGAGCAAGGACGCTGCAGGAACAGTTGCATCTTGAGATTATCTTCGAGGGTGCCAAATCTATCCTTGAGAATAACAACCCCCGTCTGGTTTATGAGAAGCTTTCTTCATTTCAGGCCCCCAGAGACAGATCCGGAGAATAA
- a CDS encoding 4Fe-4S binding protein translates to MKVLRKMISIDEELCDGCGQCVPGCEEGALQIIDGKAKLVAERYCDGLGACLGECPTGALKVIEVEADDFDPEAVKERLTEQGRNIPGHMPDPESLRLDNPKPASGGCGCSGSKIEAFAPAATPCSQANVPTDAEAGPSQLSHWPIQIRLVPAEAPFLKGADLLLTADCVAVSVPGYHERFLPGKKVLMGCPKFDDVDFYLQRLTEIFATSGIKSITVLEMEVPCCSNFSRIILKALKNAGADIPAEKIVFTRTGQLKAKTTLDEPVPL, encoded by the coding sequence ATGAAAGTATTACGTAAAATGATCAGTATAGATGAAGAGTTGTGTGACGGTTGCGGTCAGTGTGTACCGGGCTGTGAAGAAGGTGCTTTGCAGATTATAGACGGTAAGGCCAAACTTGTTGCCGAAAGATACTGTGACGGTCTGGGCGCATGTCTGGGTGAATGTCCTACCGGCGCTCTGAAGGTTATTGAGGTGGAAGCCGACGATTTTGATCCTGAAGCTGTTAAGGAACGGCTGACCGAGCAGGGCAGGAATATTCCCGGTCACATGCCCGATCCTGAAAGTCTGCGTCTTGATAATCCAAAACCGGCTTCGGGAGGCTGTGGTTGTTCCGGTTCAAAGATTGAAGCCTTTGCTCCGGCTGCGACCCCCTGTAGTCAAGCCAACGTACCGACTGATGCCGAGGCCGGTCCCTCACAGCTGAGCCATTGGCCGATCCAGATCCGTCTTGTCCCTGCGGAAGCTCCTTTTCTCAAAGGTGCGGATCTGCTGCTTACCGCTGATTGCGTGGCGGTTTCCGTGCCCGGTTATCATGAAAGATTTTTGCCCGGCAAGAAGGTTCTTATGGGCTGTCCCAAGTTTGATGATGTGGATTTTTATCTCCAGCGTCTGACTGAGATTTTCGCCACCAGCGGAATCAAGTCTATCACTGTGCTGGAAATGGAAGTTCCCTGCTGTTCTAATTTCAGCCGCATAATTCTCAAAGCGCTTAAGAACGCGGGTGCGGACATTCCCGCTGAAAAGATTGTTTTCACCAGAACCGGACAGCTTAAAGCCAAAACAACTCTTGATGAACCTGTTCCGCTTTAA
- a CDS encoding flagellar motor protein MotB: protein MDDELLKGSLLVDDEEDDDDSNDWITTFADLSMLLLVFFILLYSMSEIDAKKFDMTFQSVSKSISGKMQKIATSKAAREEAGAILNQVVTRRQIIKAQRKVFEDVKYLQTTKGVEGIMSAKFEDGQVIIKLPSDVLFKPGQVQLSTKGMAAVRALKDFFLKHPDQYINIKGYTDDTQPGRGSRLKDNWEISSLRAVNVLRYLMKMGIKPNRLTATGLGEMDPLVPNNSPRNRQRNRRVEFVLDKIMTGP from the coding sequence ATGGATGATGAACTCCTTAAAGGTTCGCTACTGGTTGATGATGAAGAGGATGACGATGATTCAAATGATTGGATAACTACCTTTGCGGATTTATCCATGCTCCTGCTGGTCTTTTTTATTCTGCTTTATTCCATGTCCGAAATTGATGCCAAAAAGTTTGATATGACTTTTCAGTCGGTCAGTAAATCCATCAGCGGCAAGATGCAGAAAATAGCCACCAGTAAAGCCGCCCGTGAGGAAGCCGGAGCTATCCTTAATCAGGTTGTAACCCGCCGGCAGATTATTAAGGCCCAGCGCAAGGTATTTGAAGACGTCAAATATCTGCAGACCACCAAGGGAGTTGAAGGCATCATGAGTGCCAAGTTCGAGGATGGTCAGGTTATTATTAAATTGCCATCGGATGTGCTTTTCAAACCGGGACAAGTACAGCTGAGTACCAAGGGAATGGCAGCGGTGCGGGCGTTGAAGGATTTCTTTCTCAAGCACCCGGACCAGTACATCAATATAAAAGGTTATACAGATGACACGCAGCCCGGACGTGGAAGCAGGCTGAAGGATAACTGGGAAATTTCATCTTTACGCGCGGTTAACGTTTTGCGCTATCTCATGAAAATGGGAATTAAGCCCAACAGGTTAACGGCAACAGGACTTGGGGAAATGGACCCCCTTGTTCCAAATAATTCTCCCCGTAACCGGCAGCGTAACCGGCGGGTTGAATTCGTTCTTGATAAGATAATGACGGGACCATAG
- a CDS encoding purine-nucleoside phosphorylase has protein sequence MISPESIHTISRHILEKIDNFQAAATGIILGSGLGEAITRLNSAIEIPYSDIPGFPQSTVKGHSGRLIYGFMGEKPVLVFSGRFHIYEGYSAAEACIPVRVMGEMGINKVFITNAAGALNPQFDAGDLMLITDQINFTGHSPLTGPNNDNWGVRFPDMSRVYCEELRAIATKAAKDTGIRLERGVYVQVPGPNLETPAETRMLKRLGADAVGMSTAIEAIAAVHMGIKVMGITCLTNKNLPDCMAETTHEAVIEQAAKSSAAMSKLIREIISRLN, from the coding sequence ATGATCTCCCCGGAATCTATTCATACTATTAGCAGGCATATACTAGAAAAGATAGATAATTTTCAAGCCGCTGCCACCGGAATAATTCTAGGTTCCGGTCTTGGCGAAGCTATCACCCGCCTTAATTCAGCAATTGAAATCCCCTATTCAGATATCCCCGGTTTTCCGCAATCAACAGTAAAAGGACATTCCGGCAGGCTCATATACGGATTTATGGGGGAAAAACCGGTACTCGTATTCAGCGGTAGATTCCACATTTACGAAGGTTACAGCGCGGCTGAAGCCTGCATCCCGGTACGGGTAATGGGAGAAATGGGTATAAATAAGGTTTTCATTACCAATGCCGCCGGAGCGCTTAATCCACAATTTGATGCCGGCGACCTGATGCTGATCACCGACCAGATCAATTTCACCGGGCATTCACCGCTCACCGGACCCAACAACGACAATTGGGGCGTGCGCTTTCCTGATATGAGCAGAGTATATTGCGAAGAACTGCGTGCTATAGCGACCAAAGCCGCTAAGGATACCGGAATCCGCCTTGAACGCGGGGTTTACGTACAGGTTCCCGGCCCAAATCTTGAAACACCGGCTGAAACCCGAATGCTCAAACGTCTAGGCGCCGATGCCGTGGGCATGTCAACCGCCATAGAAGCCATCGCCGCTGTCCACATGGGAATTAAGGTTATGGGCATAACCTGTTTAACTAACAAAAACCTGCCGGACTGTATGGCTGAAACCACTCATGAAGCAGTAATTGAGCAGGCTGCTAAATCTTCGGCCGCAATGTCCAAGCTGATCAGAGAAATTATTTCCCGGCTGAATTGA
- a CDS encoding biotin carboxylase N-terminal domain-containing protein — protein MYRGEHRVLIANRGEIAIRIAKACLDLNQNFVCVYTEADRESGHVRFALENGGEKSLFRIGSYRDANEVFSVADRSDASAIHPGYGFFAEDFRFARRVVKREKPLIFIGPSWRVIQELGDKINTKRLARSLGVPTVPGSDRPIYDELEAVELADSLFSFQREQGFKAPAIMVKASAGGGGMGIEEVNDPDEFRSVYRRIRNYAKRQFNDEGVLIEQRIFGFNHLEVQVVGEQSGKKHVHFGTRNCSVQSSGNQKRIEVAPGFAPNEIHYIFNASGVLASITEHSLSMARAVNYDSVGTWEWIVTPRGEPFLMEVNTRIQVENGVSAAISSVKGETGVNIVREQVRLGLGDSLNYTQADIDLSGVAIEYRIIAENPDKNFAPWVGRIEKFDWQSQDWLEVYTQVPTDRPYEIPTEFDPNLALGIVYGENLEQAQKRGIEFLNGLTLQGQDRAGRKLESNCSYLIDKTSALLEF, from the coding sequence ATGTATAGAGGTGAGCATAGAGTTCTTATAGCCAACCGAGGTGAAATCGCCATCAGGATAGCCAAAGCCTGTCTGGATCTGAACCAGAATTTTGTCTGTGTCTATACAGAGGCGGATAGGGAAAGCGGGCATGTCCGTTTTGCTTTGGAAAATGGTGGCGAAAAAAGTCTGTTCCGTATCGGTTCCTACCGGGATGCCAACGAGGTCTTCAGTGTTGCTGATCGCAGCGATGCATCGGCTATTCACCCGGGATATGGATTTTTTGCAGAAGATTTCCGTTTCGCGCGCCGGGTGGTGAAGCGGGAAAAACCGCTTATTTTTATAGGCCCTTCCTGGCGGGTGATTCAGGAACTGGGCGACAAGATTAATACCAAGCGTCTCGCACGCAGTCTGGGTGTCCCCACTGTCCCGGGGTCAGATCGTCCTATTTATGATGAGCTTGAGGCTGTCGAGCTTGCGGACAGTCTATTTTCTTTTCAAAGGGAACAAGGCTTCAAGGCTCCGGCCATTATGGTCAAAGCTTCCGCCGGAGGCGGTGGCATGGGTATTGAAGAAGTTAACGATCCTGATGAATTCCGCTCTGTTTATCGGCGCATACGAAATTATGCCAAGCGCCAGTTCAATGATGAAGGTGTGCTTATTGAGCAGCGTATTTTCGGCTTCAACCACTTGGAAGTTCAGGTCGTTGGTGAGCAAAGCGGGAAAAAACACGTTCATTTCGGAACCCGTAATTGCTCGGTGCAAAGCAGCGGCAATCAGAAGCGGATCGAGGTCGCGCCGGGATTCGCGCCCAACGAAATCCATTATATTTTCAATGCCTCCGGAGTGCTGGCAAGTATTACCGAGCATTCCCTGTCCATGGCCCGCGCTGTAAATTATGACAGTGTAGGGACTTGGGAGTGGATTGTTACCCCGCGCGGCGAACCTTTCCTCATGGAAGTTAATACCCGCATTCAGGTTGAAAATGGAGTTTCTGCCGCTATTTCAAGTGTTAAGGGAGAAACTGGTGTTAACATAGTGCGTGAACAGGTTCGGCTTGGGCTGGGCGACTCCCTCAACTATACTCAGGCGGATATTGATCTTTCCGGAGTTGCTATTGAGTACCGCATTATTGCCGAGAATCCGGATAAGAATTTTGCCCCGTGGGTCGGCAGGATCGAGAAATTCGACTGGCAGAGTCAGGATTGGCTTGAAGTATACACACAGGTTCCCACCGACCGTCCTTATGAAATACCTACTGAATTTGATCCTAATCTCGCGCTGGGAATTGTGTACGGTGAAAATCTGGAGCAGGCGCAAAAGCGGGGAATTGAATTCCTGAATGGGCTGACGCTGCAGGGACAGGACCGGGCGGGCAGGAAACTTGAGTCTAATTGTTCTTATTTAATTGATAAAACTTCAGCTTTGCTGGAATTTTAA